A window of Streptomyces sp. Je 1-332 genomic DNA:
AGAAATCAAACGCTCGAGCACCTCAACATCGCCAGTGAAGATTTCCTCGCTACATGTTTCGGAAGCTTTTAGATTCTTCTCCTGCTTGCTCGTAATGTTGGCGATCCACAAGACTGAAGCGATTATGATTCCGACCGAAACGATCAGGAAGGTAAGAACTCGAAGTTTAATTTTATGCCTTTTCATTCCATGCTCTCGGTCTTCACTGTTATGCTTTCCCGTTTAGCTTTCGATATTCTTGCAGGACGTCATGAGAATAGCCACTTCCTTCGATGTGGCCCTCTCGAACGGCACGCTCCAGGGTTGCTTCGTCCATGCCAGAGGGATGGGCTGAGTCCGCTGCTGCGGCGGCCGCCTGTGTTGCCATTGCAGTTGAGGTCTTGTGGTCCTCCCATTTCTCGCCAGCTTGATATAGGGCAGTTTCGGAACTGTCAAGGGGGTCACCGAATAGCTTGTCAATCATTTGGCCACTAATGTCACCCAAGGCGACAACGGCCAAGGCACCTCCAACCGGAGAGGTCGCCGCCCCGACTCCGACGCCGATTCCCACATTAGTGAGGCTTTTCGTCCAGGTTTTCCATTCTTCTGTATTCTGATTGAACTTTTCGTCACCAGCTTCTGACTTCTGCAGTGCCGAATCTGCGCGAGCCAATCCGGCGATTCCTTGAACTTCGGAACTTCTCGAAGAAAGTTCGTGAAGCTTTTCGGCTGGGGTCCCGCCGTAGGCGTCCGGGTTAGCGAAATGATAATCGATTAGGTCGCTGGCGTAAACGGTTTCCCCGATGTTTATGGCCTTGTATCCTTCAGGGGTTTGCCCAATTTCATACATGTAACGAGTGATGTCTTGCTCGCTGAATTTTGCTTGGGCTGCACTAAGGGGATATAGATCTTTCAATGTATCCCCGCCGCCGTCTCCTCCTGACAGGGCGCGGTGGATGTCCGGCATATACTCCGCAGCCATTTGGCCGAAACTTCGCCCCATCCCATCATGAAATTTGAAGTCGCTAGAGGGGTCTGAGACTCCTTTCACGATTCTCGTCATGATTTCTGCCTGATCCCTATTGTGGGGAGGAGTACTTGCGCTTGGCCCAACATCGTAGGCGTGCCCAGTTGTTGCCGACTCCAACGCGTGAGAAAGTGATCGATGGCCTGCAGACGCCCCCGTGTCACCATCACCAGTTCCATCCGACGGCCATTCTCGCTCGGCAGTCAGGTAGTCGAAATTTTCGTCCGACGACATGAACTTGGTGGAGGCTTCTGGGTTATGTCCCAGAGCCTCCATAAAGCCAGTCATCGGGTCTTGTCCGCGATCGTCCTTCGATCCGAAGTTTAGATCTGCGTCGGAATGCCTCATCCAGAGGTCGGAGGGTGTGTACGGGCCCTCGTTGAAGTGTTTATCTTCCTTCTTTAGTGCAGTGCCGTACTGATCGAGGAACTGGGTGTCATATTTTCCTTCGCGCATCAAGTTGCTCATCACTTGAAAACCGTAAGGCCCACCAGCGTTACCTCCCTCGATCTGCCTTCCTCCGAGGTCGATGACCTGCCGTTCCCACTTCTGCATAGCCGCACTGTCAGAATGGGTAGCGGCGGCCAGCGTCCTGCTCAGATTGTCTTGTAGTGAAGTTAGCTGATCCAGACGAGCCTTGCTGTGTTCGTACGGGATCCGCGTATTTCCCTCTTTCTGGGGGTCAGCCATCTCTGCCCAAAACTCGAGTGCACCCTTGGCCCCGAGGCCGGTGGTGAACTTCTCGTTAAAGAATGGGTCCCCCTCGTACTTGGCCAATATCTTGTTCATCTGCTCTACCTGGCTCGTCTTCATTTCATCGCCGAGCCTGGCCAGTTTGATCATTTTCTGAGCGTCTTGCTCTGCCTCTCTACGTTCCCTCTTGGCTTCGCTGATGCTTGACGGCGCTTCGGTGTTGAAACCGCGCTGCCGACCATTCGCATCCATGGTGAGCGCCCAATTTAGTGCTTCATCTGCGGTATCGGCGTTGGTCAATGCGACTTTGATTCTGTCATTGCAGCTTCTCACGGTTTCAATGTATGCCTTCTGGATGGAGGTAGTGCTTCCTTTGGCATCAGCCGGGGGGTTGCAGTAGACGGTGCCGTCGGCTTTGACGTGCAAATTTTCGTCTTCACGCACGTACTGCTCTACGAGTTTAAGGTCCTCCTTAGCTGCTCGGAAAGCTTCCAGAGCACTCTTGAGCAGGTCGTATACATCCTTAGCCTCATCGGATGCAGCTTTCATCTGCTTCTCGATGACTGGGAACTTCTCCAGTGCAGCGTGTGCCGTTTCGCCAGACCACTCAGACTCTCGTAGTCCTTGCGTGACCGTTCTTCCGAATGAACTGGCGATCGTATCAAATTGCTCGGGAAGATTTCGCCAACTGTCTACAGCCTCAGAGAGTGTGGAGAAGTCTGCTTTGATCATTTGGCTATAAGTGAGCGCCATTTAGCTCTTCTCCTTCTCGCCATGCAGTTTCTTTGCAGCCTGCAACCGCTCTTCCTCTTCTGCTTTGAATGAGGCTGCGGAGACTCTGAGATTGTCGGCTACTCCATTCTCCAGGAGTTCGTCCATGTACTTCATCTGACGTCGCCATCGTTTCTGGAACGTGGCGATTCCGGCGTTTGATTTAAACCCCTTGAGTTCGACCTTCTCGGTCGAACCCATAACTTTATTGTCGGCGTCCTTGAAGTTTCCGCGTACGATTTCTGCCTTTCTTGCTCTCTCTTCGAGTAGGCTAGATGATACGTTCAGTTGAGATTTAGACCCTCCGCGGTCGTCATATCCTCCGCTATTGAGTTTCATCTGGGCTCGGTTAGAGGCCTCAGTTCGGGCCGCCTTCCAATCGTTATCGAAATCCACAAGGGCCTCTCGAGTGCATTCAAAGTATGAGAAATTGGAGGATCGGGACGTTACGACGGATGAGGCCGATCGGTTTCGGATCAGTCGGGAACCGGGGAAGGGGCTCCACGTCGAGAGCGGACGACCCACACTGTGATGGTCCCTCCGATGATTGCGGCAGCGCCAAGCCCTAGAGAAAGCCAGGGAATTAGGTGGCTATTTTTGTCGACCGACGCTGTATTAACTGGCTCGGTGCCACTGTTATTCTCTCTGGTGTGGCTGGGCTGGGGCTCTTTGGAGGAAGGAGTCTTGGCCGCTGCAGCCAGGTCGGGCAGGGGGTACTCGTTGGCAGGTCCGGGGGCGCCCGGCTCCTTCAGAGCTATGCGCGGGCGCACGGCGCCGTATCCGACAGAATCGTCTCGGGTCCAGCTGTCCTTGTTTCCCTGCATCGTATTGATCAATACACGCAGAACCTGGTTGTTCGTCCAGGACGGATGCCTTGACCAAATGAGTGCCGCAGAGGCGGATGCCAGCGCGGTAGCCCCACTGGTGCCGTCACCCTTGCAGATCTGTGTTCCCTTTGAGCATGCCGAAATCATGTCCTTGCCCGGTGCTACAACGTCGACCTGTGGTCCCCACTGGGAGGATTTCAGGTACTTGACGTTCTGATTGATAGCTCCGACACCAACTACGCCAGGCGTTGCGGCTGGATACTCGGGGAAGTTGGACTTGTCTCCGCTGTTTCCTACGGCGGCGAAGATCAGTTTTCCTTTACCGAGGGCGTACTTGACCACCGAGGCAAGGGCCGGCGTACTTACATTCTTCCGTCCTGGAGCATTGGAGGACCCCATGGAAATGTTGATGATCTGAGCCTGCGAGTCTGCTGCGTAGCGGATTGCTCGAGTCATCACCCGGGAGTACTCGGCTTTACTGTCTACCTCGCTGCCATCCTCTGTGGAGTAACGCATGCGGATGGGTAGGATCTTGACGCCCGGCGCAAGGCCATACGAACCGTTCAACTCTCCCCGCGCGCCCGTGGCGGCAATAAGCGCCGCCATGCTCGTCCCGTGGCCTTCGTGGTCCTTGTGCTCGTCGCCTGACTTCGCTGAGTAGTCCTTGCCGTCGAGAACCTGACCTTGCAGATCCGTGATGGAGTCGCTCACTCCCGAATCGATGACAGCGACCGTGACGCCTTTTCCCGTGCTTGTCTTCCACATCTCCTCCGCGTGCATGGCATCGAGATGCCACTGACGTCCACGGATGGATTCGTCAGCATGGGCCGGGGATGCGGTGACGGCGGTCAGGAGCAGGCCGACAGTGGCCGACACGGAGGAGGCAGCCATGTGCCGGTGCTTGCGGTTGGTGCGCATGTGTCATACCTCGCTGATGTGTTGACTCGTGGTGTCAGTCGACAACCGGGGGGACGACGCGTCGGTTGCTGTGCTGCCAGGTCTCTTCGTCTTCAGCGAGATAGTCGGGCCTATCACCGCGTTGTTCGTCCCCTTGTGAACCGGAGGTACGTGGCGGAGGCGCGATGCCGCCACGCCCGGCCGCGGTACTTCCCGGTTGGTCAGTGCCCAGCGGACGTACCAGGCCGGAGCCGCCAGGAGTAAAGGGTTGCGAAGGCTTTCGGCCTGTTTGAGGGATACGCCCCCCCATGGTGCTTCTGCCACTCGCAGATGGGCTGCCTCTATGTGTCCCGATCGGGCCACCCCCCATTCCGCCCATACCTGGGGTGACGCCTCGAGCCATCGGTGTACGGC
This region includes:
- the mycP gene encoding type VII secretion-associated serine protease mycosin, encoding MRTNRKHRHMAASSVSATVGLLLTAVTASPAHADESIRGRQWHLDAMHAEEMWKTSTGKGVTVAVIDSGVSDSITDLQGQVLDGKDYSAKSGDEHKDHEGHGTSMAALIAATGARGELNGSYGLAPGVKILPIRMRYSTEDGSEVDSKAEYSRVMTRAIRYAADSQAQIINISMGSSNAPGRKNVSTPALASVVKYALGKGKLIFAAVGNSGDKSNFPEYPAATPGVVGVGAINQNVKYLKSSQWGPQVDVVAPGKDMISACSKGTQICKGDGTSGATALASASAALIWSRHPSWTNNQVLRVLINTMQGNKDSWTRDDSVGYGAVRPRIALKEPGAPGPANEYPLPDLAAAAKTPSSKEPQPSHTRENNSGTEPVNTASVDKNSHLIPWLSLGLGAAAIIGGTITVWVVRSRRGAPSPVPD